A DNA window from Luteolibacter luteus contains the following coding sequences:
- a CDS encoding autotransporter-associated beta strand repeat-containing protein yields the protein MRIRRLRALALLIWPLLVTEAFAQRQMESLGRGVMALRKNSTQIYIGWRLLGNDPQDVAFNLYRSANGGAAVKLNASPLAASTNYTDTPPSLASVSYTYSVRPVLDGSEVPDTWANPAVTGSTLPANPPTRQYFPVPIQPTPDGAGHKVKFCWVGDLDGDGEYDFVIDRHHPDTAARQFLEAYKRDGTFLWRMDMGPNSVDQYNIEPGSSAISIGHGDNVTVYDMDGDGKAEVIVRTAKGVVLPDGTTITAATDNIQYLSVIDGLTGAERARATVPNPYIADGPLNGHMGIFYADGQRPSVLLQAKNRIGDGAFQGLITAWDFRNGVLSQRWSWDDDGVHAPEGHQIRIGDPDNDGKDEFCDIGFSIDDNGSLLYSIGEVTHGDRFHTTDIDPDRPGLETYIIQQNNPSGLATALFDSANGSFIKKWYAGAVVDVGRGVISDMDSAHKGYEMFSTQAGIFNAKGEQIYSAQPFPPEAIWWDADLGREFIATVGSTAESPAISKFNPASPAGLTRLYTIYNETPPGVYQAYGGRPAFWGDILGDWREELLCVANDNSELRIYTTKLDASNRVYALMHNPQYRCQATTKGYVQASYTDYYLGHGMTVPQPPPMVQADLAWRGGAGSSQWDLGATSAWTADGVARAFASGKTVRFDIGADATTPIVLSGTLNPGNVAVYSPKDQTLDGSGGSLSGSMKLMKAGSGSFTITGSHSYNGSTTIWDGALNIDGTLAQSPVTVWGGTYGGKGAKGEKGGRLGGSGSIGQAVTLQYRGAIAPGNGMGHAATLSLAGGLSAQDSSVFALDLSDDPGGTTRPNDKIAVTGNLTLAGAVHIHINALNGQLAPGTYTLLTYSGSLTGSLANLSVTIPPGTPHTLAAGGGAITLEVPVTRAPTAVTWRGSGTAWDLASSPNWLVSGASGIFVAGDSVAFDGSGAASSTVDLKTILPTSGVTVDSATNYSFTGSGSLSGSGGLTKSGSGTLALGTVNDYTGPTRITGGVLAISSLGDAGSPGSIGAASASAANLVIDGGALRLTGSQTNTNRDLSFGPSGATLEVALGNSTMQISGTASGGGKLVKAGPGTLILASANTYSGGTVVDCGTIYLAGATPNSSGLGTGNVTLNKGTLSMANVQASETAAWNMIVPSGGTGRLNADGRCTLTGSLTGSGDFTFHTPYVRTELQGNWSAFTGRIFVITDSDGGDFRIRSSAGYPLAALDLANDVYAYYQSTMGSDLTLSIGTLSGASESRLLGGPTANRTLTWQVGARNESSTFAGVIGNSTGPTALTKTGSGVLTLTGPCTYTGATNIQQGTLRINGATSGTTITVQGGAALGGSGSVTGNVQVQGGGILEHGAISGAPLSISGNLILNGPISFRPGTMAEAGTYTVATFTGSLAGTQQFTWLPPQGTFLSASFNVVPASGSTPGRIELTLTPPLRPPATLVWSGTADSGWNSANWLLDGNAASFSDGDTARFTDAGNATSPVVIATDVVPTAVLVESTKNYTFSGSGLITGNASLTKAGSGTLNLMSAHTYSGGTFLNGGTLYTSTEAAMAAIGTGPIVFNGGTLQQLDNTATYSSASYSIQVPAGQTGTLRTDSRMDLSGSLSGSGTLNVHVPWLRFKVMGNWSAFGGTLNLTTDADGGLFRLANTAGLPSASLSMASGVTTLSFLNQNHSIPMGSLSGPAGSFLSGIVPDNNTPGAYTVTWKIGDRNIDSTFAGVIQNGSGTSRSAIEKSGRGTLVLSGTNTYTGPTTVSDGKLLIDGSLANTATTVASSGTLGGNGSIAGAVTVHGTLSPGSGAVGTLACSSGLVLSSSSKLSYELGSVAASDKLQVAGPFTLDGSIDVSPLPGFGAGTYTLAAYSGTLTDNGLAVGTLPDGFTATVEASGGSVRLVVVQNLSAFGQWQLEYFGSASDPEAAPDADPDHDGSSNDTEFRLGLDPKNGGASFRATGSLAPSGLTLIWPSAPELSFEIHRSGSLDGPWQTMATVTGTGSFTDTAPPEGKCFYRIVLLP from the coding sequence ATGAGAATCCGCCGCCTCCGGGCGCTCGCGCTGTTGATCTGGCCGCTCCTCGTCACGGAAGCCTTCGCCCAACGCCAGATGGAATCGCTGGGCCGCGGCGTCATGGCCCTGCGGAAAAACAGCACCCAGATCTACATCGGCTGGCGCTTGCTCGGGAATGATCCACAGGACGTCGCCTTCAATCTCTATCGCTCTGCCAATGGCGGTGCCGCAGTGAAGCTCAATGCTTCGCCGCTCGCGGCCAGCACGAACTACACCGATACTCCGCCGAGCCTCGCCTCTGTCTCCTACACCTATTCTGTTAGGCCGGTGCTCGATGGCTCCGAGGTGCCGGACACCTGGGCGAATCCCGCGGTCACCGGCTCCACGCTCCCGGCGAATCCGCCGACGCGCCAATATTTCCCCGTGCCCATCCAGCCGACACCCGATGGTGCCGGTCACAAGGTGAAGTTCTGCTGGGTCGGTGATCTGGATGGCGATGGCGAGTATGACTTCGTGATCGACCGCCATCATCCGGACACCGCTGCACGGCAGTTCCTGGAGGCCTACAAGCGGGATGGCACCTTCCTCTGGCGCATGGACATGGGTCCGAACAGCGTCGATCAATACAACATCGAGCCCGGTTCCTCCGCCATCAGCATCGGCCACGGGGACAATGTCACGGTCTATGACATGGATGGCGACGGCAAAGCGGAGGTCATCGTTCGCACGGCGAAGGGCGTGGTCCTGCCAGACGGAACCACCATCACGGCGGCCACCGATAACATCCAATACCTCTCGGTCATCGACGGTCTCACCGGTGCCGAGCGTGCCCGCGCCACCGTACCGAATCCCTACATCGCGGACGGCCCGTTGAATGGCCACATGGGCATCTTCTATGCCGATGGGCAGCGCCCCAGCGTGCTCCTGCAGGCGAAGAACCGCATCGGCGACGGCGCGTTCCAAGGCCTCATCACGGCATGGGATTTCCGCAATGGGGTGCTCAGCCAGCGCTGGTCATGGGACGATGACGGCGTTCACGCGCCGGAGGGTCACCAGATCCGCATTGGTGATCCCGACAACGACGGCAAGGACGAGTTCTGCGACATCGGCTTCTCCATCGATGACAATGGCAGCCTCCTCTACTCGATCGGAGAAGTCACCCACGGCGACCGCTTTCACACCACCGATATCGATCCCGATCGCCCCGGCCTGGAAACCTACATCATCCAGCAGAACAACCCGAGCGGCCTGGCCACGGCGCTCTTTGATTCCGCGAACGGCTCCTTCATCAAGAAATGGTATGCCGGTGCCGTGGTGGATGTCGGTCGCGGCGTCATCTCGGACATGGATTCCGCGCACAAGGGCTATGAGATGTTTTCCACCCAGGCCGGGATCTTCAATGCGAAGGGCGAGCAGATCTACTCCGCGCAGCCATTCCCGCCCGAGGCCATCTGGTGGGATGCAGACCTCGGCCGCGAGTTCATCGCCACCGTCGGCAGCACCGCGGAAAGCCCCGCGATCAGCAAGTTCAACCCCGCAAGTCCCGCTGGTCTCACCCGGCTCTACACGATCTACAACGAGACCCCGCCCGGAGTTTACCAGGCCTACGGTGGCCGTCCGGCTTTCTGGGGCGACATCTTGGGCGACTGGCGCGAGGAACTGCTCTGTGTGGCAAATGACAATTCCGAGCTGCGCATCTACACCACCAAGCTGGACGCCAGCAATCGTGTCTATGCGCTGATGCACAATCCCCAGTACCGCTGCCAAGCGACGACCAAGGGCTACGTGCAGGCGTCCTATACCGACTACTATCTGGGCCACGGAATGACCGTCCCGCAGCCACCACCGATGGTGCAGGCGGATCTGGCATGGCGTGGAGGCGCGGGCAGCAGCCAGTGGGATCTCGGCGCGACGAGCGCATGGACCGCCGACGGCGTAGCGCGGGCCTTTGCCAGTGGCAAGACCGTCCGCTTTGACATCGGGGCAGATGCTACGACTCCCATCGTACTTTCGGGTACCCTCAATCCCGGGAATGTCGCCGTTTATTCGCCGAAGGACCAAACACTGGATGGAAGCGGTGGCTCGCTCTCCGGGAGCATGAAGCTGATGAAGGCAGGCTCCGGCAGTTTTACCATCACCGGCAGCCATTCCTACAACGGCAGCACCACCATCTGGGACGGCGCGCTGAACATCGATGGAACGCTGGCGCAGAGCCCGGTCACTGTCTGGGGCGGCACTTACGGCGGCAAGGGTGCCAAGGGCGAGAAAGGAGGACGGCTCGGCGGCAGCGGCAGCATCGGCCAAGCAGTCACGCTGCAATACCGCGGTGCCATTGCTCCGGGAAATGGCATGGGCCATGCGGCCACACTTTCCCTCGCAGGAGGACTGAGCGCGCAAGATAGCTCCGTGTTCGCACTCGATCTTTCCGATGATCCGGGCGGCACCACAAGGCCGAATGACAAGATCGCGGTGACCGGCAATCTCACCTTGGCCGGAGCGGTCCACATTCACATCAATGCGCTTAATGGCCAGCTTGCCCCCGGCACCTACACCCTGCTCACTTACAGCGGCAGCCTGACAGGCAGCCTGGCGAACCTCTCGGTGACCATCCCTCCGGGCACCCCTCACACGCTTGCAGCGGGCGGTGGCGCGATCACCCTGGAAGTGCCCGTCACCCGGGCACCTACGGCCGTGACTTGGCGTGGATCGGGCACGGCGTGGGATCTCGCCAGTAGCCCCAATTGGCTCGTCTCCGGAGCATCCGGAATCTTCGTTGCAGGAGACAGCGTGGCTTTTGATGGCAGCGGGGCCGCCAGTAGCACCGTCGATCTCAAGACCATCCTCCCGACTTCGGGCGTGACCGTGGATTCCGCCACGAACTACAGCTTCACCGGTAGCGGATCGCTTTCCGGCAGCGGCGGACTCACGAAATCCGGCAGTGGCACACTGGCCCTCGGCACGGTGAATGACTACACCGGCCCGACCCGGATCACCGGTGGCGTGCTGGCCATCAGCTCGCTCGGCGATGCGGGCTCGCCGGGATCGATCGGTGCCGCATCTGCAAGTGCTGCCAATCTCGTGATCGATGGCGGCGCCCTTCGTCTCACGGGTTCCCAGACAAATACCAACCGTGACCTCAGCTTCGGTCCTTCCGGTGCCACGCTGGAGGTCGCGCTGGGAAATAGCACCATGCAGATCAGCGGTACCGCCAGCGGTGGCGGCAAGCTTGTCAAAGCGGGCCCCGGGACCCTCATCCTCGCAAGCGCCAATACCTACAGCGGCGGCACAGTGGTCGATTGCGGAACTATCTACCTCGCCGGGGCCACGCCGAATTCCTCCGGACTCGGCACGGGCAACGTGACGCTGAACAAGGGCACGCTCTCCATGGCGAACGTGCAGGCAAGCGAGACCGCGGCATGGAACATGATCGTGCCAAGCGGCGGCACCGGCCGTCTCAATGCCGATGGCCGCTGCACGCTCACGGGAAGCCTCACCGGCAGTGGTGACTTCACCTTCCACACGCCCTACGTGCGCACGGAGCTTCAGGGAAATTGGTCCGCCTTCACCGGTCGCATCTTCGTGATCACGGATTCGGATGGTGGCGACTTTCGCATCCGCAGCAGCGCCGGCTATCCGCTGGCGGCACTCGATCTCGCGAATGATGTCTATGCCTACTACCAGAGCACGATGGGATCCGATCTCACGCTCTCCATCGGCACGCTTTCCGGTGCGAGCGAATCGCGCTTGCTCGGTGGGCCCACCGCAAACCGCACGCTGACTTGGCAGGTCGGAGCAAGGAATGAGAGTAGCACCTTCGCCGGCGTGATCGGAAACAGCACCGGACCCACCGCACTGACGAAGACCGGCAGCGGAGTCCTCACCCTGACCGGCCCCTGCACCTACACCGGCGCGACGAATATCCAGCAGGGCACGCTCCGCATCAATGGCGCCACATCGGGAACCACCATCACGGTGCAAGGCGGTGCCGCACTAGGAGGTTCGGGATCGGTCACCGGCAATGTCCAGGTACAAGGCGGTGGTATTTTGGAACATGGCGCGATCTCCGGCGCACCGCTCTCCATTTCCGGCAATTTAATCCTGAATGGTCCGATCTCTTTTCGCCCTGGCACGATGGCGGAGGCGGGCACCTACACGGTGGCCACCTTTACCGGCAGCCTTGCGGGCACGCAGCAGTTCACATGGCTTCCGCCGCAAGGCACCTTCCTTAGCGCAAGCTTCAATGTGGTCCCCGCATCCGGCAGCACCCCGGGCCGGATCGAACTGACGCTCACGCCACCGCTCCGGCCTCCGGCCACGCTGGTCTGGAGCGGTACCGCGGACTCGGGCTGGAACAGCGCCAACTGGCTACTCGACGGCAATGCCGCATCCTTCAGTGATGGCGATACCGCCCGCTTTACCGATGCCGGCAATGCGACCTCCCCTGTCGTGATTGCCACCGATGTGGTTCCCACCGCCGTCCTCGTGGAGAGCACCAAGAACTATACCTTCTCCGGCAGCGGTCTCATCACGGGAAATGCCTCGCTGACAAAGGCAGGCAGCGGCACCCTCAATCTGATGAGCGCCCACACCTACAGCGGTGGGACCTTTCTCAATGGTGGCACGCTTTATACATCCACCGAGGCAGCGATGGCAGCGATCGGCACCGGCCCGATCGTCTTCAATGGCGGCACGCTCCAGCAACTCGACAACACCGCCACCTACAGCAGCGCGAGCTATAGCATTCAGGTGCCCGCGGGGCAGACCGGGACGCTTCGGACGGATTCGCGCATGGATCTCTCTGGCAGTTTGTCCGGTTCCGGCACGCTGAATGTCCACGTCCCCTGGCTCCGCTTCAAGGTCATGGGGAATTGGTCGGCCTTTGGAGGAACGCTGAATCTCACGACAGATGCCGATGGCGGCCTCTTCCGTCTCGCGAATACCGCAGGCCTTCCCTCGGCATCCCTTTCGATGGCCTCCGGCGTCACCACGCTCTCCTTCCTCAACCAGAATCACAGCATCCCCATGGGCAGCCTCTCGGGTCCCGCTGGATCTTTCCTTTCCGGCATCGTCCCGGACAACAACACCCCGGGGGCTTACACGGTCACTTGGAAGATTGGAGACAGGAACATTGATTCCACCTTTGCAGGCGTGATCCAGAACGGATCGGGCACAAGCCGCAGCGCGATCGAGAAAAGCGGCAGAGGCACCTTGGTGCTCTCCGGAACGAACACCTACACCGGCCCCACCACCGTCAGCGACGGCAAGCTCCTCATCGATGGTTCGCTGGCAAATACGGCGACCACCGTCGCAAGCAGCGGCACCCTCGGAGGGAACGGCAGCATCGCCGGAGCAGTGACGGTGCATGGCACGCTTTCCCCGGGCAGCGGTGCAGTGGGCACGCTTGCCTGCTCCAGTGGTCTCGTGCTCTCCTCCAGTTCCAAGCTCTCCTATGAACTGGGAAGCGTTGCGGCTTCTGACAAGCTTCAGGTGGCAGGCCCCTTCACACTGGACGGCTCGATCGATGTTTCTCCCCTGCCCGGCTTTGGCGCCGGCACCTATACGTTGGCCGCCTACAGCGGAACGCTCACCGACAATGGGCTGGCGGTCGGGACGCTACCCGATGGCTTTACCGCGACCGTGGAAGCATCCGGTGGCAGCGTCCGCCTCGTCGTTGTGCAGAACCTCTCGGCCTTTGGGCAGTGGCAGTTGGAATACTTCGGTAGCGCCAGTGATCCCGAGGCCGCCCCGGACGCTGATCCGGACCACGATGGCAGCAGCAATGACACCGAGTTCCGCCTGGGCCTCGATCCGAAAAATGGGGGAGCCTCCTTTCGAGCCACCGGCAGCCTTGCTCCATCCGGACTGACGCTCATCTGGCCATCGGCTCCGGAGCTGAGCTTCGAGATCCACCGCAGCGGCAGCCTCGACGGCCCATGGCAAACCATGGCCACCGTGACGGGGACCGGCAGCTTCACCGACACCGCTCCACCTGAGGGGAAATGCTTTTACCGCATCGTGCTGCTTCCCTAG
- a CDS encoding beta strand repeat-containing protein — protein MIPRQTLLALAAILPAAVSATDGNWTSTTSGGNWSDPNNWNAATPAGAGGIATLTSADLPAGNFGVVLDSAQDLGQLLLGDADPGSAGTWTISGASTLTLSGVATVQTNVNATISALVGGTSGLMKTGTASLTLSNGGNTYTGATTLKAGTLILGSNVNFGTGGIGTGTVTFDGGTLSHAYAGGNTLVYANAIDVAAGGGTLTASNRFRMNGAVTGAGTLNFGVSSNTERSDLQNNWSGFTGKLNLSGSGVVRLGVAALGSGQPNFNAVGWQNCEVNLAGSVIVRTQTNSGGNTVSIGALSGTSTTAKLTGGTAGAVTWSVGAKNTDTSFSGTIENNAAVQSRLTKVGTGSLTLDGASTYTGATIVSAGALYVNGSLGATAVSVDGGTFGGTGTVGGDVTVNAATFAAGASPGSIELAGNLNLTAASTAAIELAGTDFILNDTEGYDRIKLSGAAPTLTLGGGVLSISLTNAFALAANQVFGIVQLADGATRTGTFAGLLEDGALVGNFGGTDLFISYSGNIADTGTPTLTGGNDIVLYTVPEPRAAALGAIGLLMLLRRRRPL, from the coding sequence ATGATACCCCGCCAAACCCTCCTCGCCCTCGCGGCGATCCTGCCTGCTGCCGTCTCCGCGACAGATGGCAACTGGACCTCCACCACAAGCGGTGGAAACTGGTCCGACCCGAACAACTGGAATGCCGCCACTCCCGCCGGAGCCGGTGGCATCGCCACCCTCACAAGCGCCGACTTGCCTGCGGGCAATTTCGGCGTCGTGCTCGATTCCGCCCAGGACCTCGGGCAGCTTCTGCTTGGCGATGCCGATCCGGGCAGCGCCGGAACCTGGACCATCAGCGGGGCAAGTACCCTTACGCTCTCCGGAGTTGCGACGGTCCAGACCAATGTGAACGCGACGATCTCCGCCTTGGTGGGAGGAACCAGCGGTCTGATGAAAACCGGCACCGCCAGCCTTACCCTCTCCAATGGCGGCAATACCTACACCGGCGCCACCACGCTCAAGGCAGGCACCCTCATCCTCGGCAGCAACGTGAACTTCGGCACCGGCGGGATCGGCACCGGCACCGTCACCTTCGATGGCGGGACCCTCTCCCATGCCTATGCGGGTGGCAACACCTTGGTCTATGCCAATGCCATCGATGTCGCAGCGGGTGGCGGCACCCTGACCGCCTCCAATCGCTTCCGCATGAATGGTGCGGTCACTGGCGCAGGCACACTCAATTTCGGAGTTTCCTCCAATACCGAACGCTCGGACCTCCAGAACAACTGGAGCGGCTTCACGGGAAAGCTGAATCTCTCCGGCAGCGGTGTCGTCCGCCTTGGCGTCGCAGCGCTCGGCAGCGGCCAGCCGAATTTCAATGCCGTCGGCTGGCAGAATTGTGAGGTGAATCTCGCCGGCTCAGTCATCGTCCGCACGCAGACCAACAGCGGCGGCAACACGGTCTCGATCGGCGCGCTCTCCGGCACGTCCACGACAGCCAAGCTGACGGGCGGCACGGCTGGAGCAGTGACCTGGTCCGTCGGCGCGAAGAACACGGATACCTCTTTCAGCGGCACGATCGAGAACAACGCTGCCGTGCAATCCCGCCTCACCAAGGTCGGCACGGGTTCCCTCACTCTTGATGGCGCCTCCACCTACACCGGAGCCACCATCGTCTCAGCGGGGGCGCTCTACGTGAATGGCTCGCTGGGAGCCACGGCGGTGAGTGTGGACGGTGGGACCTTCGGCGGCACCGGAACCGTCGGCGGAGATGTCACGGTGAATGCCGCGACCTTCGCAGCTGGAGCCAGCCCCGGCTCGATCGAGCTGGCGGGAAATCTGAACCTCACCGCCGCCTCCACGGCCGCGATCGAACTCGCTGGCACCGATTTCATCCTGAATGACACCGAGGGCTACGATCGCATCAAGCTGAGCGGAGCAGCACCGACGCTGACCTTGGGCGGAGGAGTGCTCTCCATCTCGCTTACGAATGCCTTTGCCCTCGCGGCCAATCAGGTCTTCGGCATCGTCCAGCTGGCGGATGGAGCCACCCGCACCGGCACCTTCGCCGGCTTGCTGGAAGATGGAGCCTTGGTCGGCAACTTCGGAGGCACCGACCTCTTTATCTCCTACTCCGGAAACATCGCCGACACCGGAACTCCGACCCTTACCGGCGGAAATGACATCGTGCTCTACACGGTGCCGGAGCCTCGCGCTGCGGCACTTGGTGCCATCGGCCTGCTCATGCTGCTGCGCCGCCGCCGGCCGCTATGA